A region from the Cryptosporangium arvum DSM 44712 genome encodes:
- a CDS encoding RNA polymerase sigma factor, with protein MTPSEASGPDTSGSPSGPQAPRLALTHSDRTGSDDEAALAARFLAGDERALRAMYERWGGLVYRLGRQALPSPSDAEDLTQATFVAAWRGRATFDPDRGRLAGWLIGIAKRQLVDRLRAMQRDARLAQVVEATEPAVPSHPGPERILDRLVVADQLARLVPEQRRVVQLAFFDDLTHTQIAGLTGLPLGTVKSHLRRGIERLRQSWEEVDNAARRS; from the coding sequence ATGACCCCGTCCGAGGCCTCCGGACCCGACACATCCGGATCGCCGAGCGGTCCCCAGGCCCCCCGGTTGGCGCTCACGCACTCCGACCGCACCGGATCCGACGACGAGGCGGCGCTCGCGGCCCGATTCCTGGCCGGCGACGAACGCGCGCTGCGAGCGATGTACGAACGGTGGGGCGGGCTGGTCTACCGGCTGGGGCGTCAGGCCCTGCCCAGCCCCAGCGACGCCGAGGACCTGACCCAAGCGACCTTCGTCGCCGCCTGGCGCGGGCGCGCCACGTTCGACCCGGACCGGGGACGCCTGGCGGGCTGGCTGATCGGGATCGCCAAGCGCCAGCTCGTCGACCGGCTCCGGGCCATGCAGCGCGACGCGCGCCTGGCGCAGGTGGTGGAGGCCACCGAACCGGCCGTTCCGTCCCACCCGGGCCCGGAGCGCATACTCGACCGGCTGGTCGTCGCCGACCAGCTGGCCCGACTCGTCCCGGAGCAGCGGCGGGTCGTCCAGCTAGCCTTCTTCGACGACCTCACGCACACCCAGATCGCCGGATTGACGGGGCTACCGCTCGGCACCGTTAAATCCCACCTACGACGAGGTATCGAGCGGTTACGACAGTCGTGGGAGGAGGTGGACAATGCAGCACGTCGATCCTGA
- a CDS encoding fasciclin domain-containing protein, with product MKLVRLGTQAVAVTAAALLATAVAAAPAAATGKPTPKGNKSLVAVLTADKSGFDRNSKDFDILTAAVKAVLKAKPNSPVKVLADGKTPLTAFVPTDAAFQALVADLKGTHHWTSERQAFTAVAGLGIDTVEAVLLYHVIPGATIDKAAALKSNGAKLKTAAGATIQVCVDGHWKKKTIRLVDADWNDRDPRVVVADVNKGNKQIAHAIDRVLRPSDLP from the coding sequence ATGAAGCTCGTCCGACTCGGCACTCAGGCGGTCGCCGTCACGGCCGCCGCTCTGCTCGCCACCGCCGTTGCCGCCGCACCGGCCGCTGCGACCGGAAAGCCGACGCCGAAGGGCAACAAGTCGTTAGTAGCGGTCCTGACCGCCGACAAGAGCGGTTTCGACCGTAACAGCAAGGACTTCGACATCCTCACCGCCGCGGTCAAGGCGGTTCTCAAGGCCAAGCCCAACAGCCCGGTGAAGGTGCTGGCCGACGGCAAGACGCCGCTCACGGCGTTCGTCCCGACCGACGCCGCGTTCCAGGCGCTGGTGGCCGACCTCAAGGGCACCCACCACTGGACGAGCGAGCGCCAGGCGTTCACCGCGGTCGCCGGGCTGGGCATCGACACGGTGGAGGCCGTGCTGCTCTACCACGTGATCCCGGGCGCGACGATCGACAAGGCCGCCGCGCTGAAGTCGAACGGAGCGAAGCTCAAGACCGCCGCCGGCGCGACCATCCAGGTGTGCGTCGACGGTCACTGGAAGAAGAAGACCATCCGCCTCGTGGACGCCGACTGGAACGACCGCGACCCGCGCGTCGTCGTGGCCGACGTCAACAAGGGCAACAAGCAGATCGCGCACGCCATCGACCGGGTCCTGCGCCCGAGCGACCTGCCCTGA